In Syntrophorhabdaceae bacterium, one DNA window encodes the following:
- a CDS encoding MBL fold metallo-hydrolase → MRVYFWGTRGSLPASITAETISAKIKKAISEIKNNTFANDEEIERFVDRELPFSIRGSYGNNTPCVEIMGGQEYIICDAGTGLRDLGNHHMRIADQGKEHKEAVFNIFISHLHWDHIQGFPFFTPAYIPGNRINIYGFHEHMEEAMVLQQNSPYFPVPLKRMSADIRFIRLTEGEEYEIGGFKVKGIKQNHPGDSYGYRFEKDGKVIVYSSDAEHKTSWDQTARNDNYPFLEFFKQADLLIFDAQYEWGEAVQSKDDWGHSSYIAAVELSAKANVRHLCLFHNEPTYDDDRLDVLLQDTREYLKIYNDRQPHPLKIDLSYDGMELEV, encoded by the coding sequence ATGCGCGTTTATTTCTGGGGAACACGGGGTTCACTGCCGGCGTCCATAACGGCGGAGACCATCAGTGCGAAGATTAAAAAAGCGATCAGCGAAATCAAGAACAATACCTTTGCAAACGATGAAGAGATTGAGCGGTTCGTGGACCGTGAGCTACCATTTTCCATCCGGGGAAGCTATGGAAACAACACGCCCTGTGTGGAGATCATGGGCGGGCAAGAATATATTATCTGCGATGCCGGCACCGGTTTGAGGGATCTGGGAAATCATCATATGCGGATAGCGGATCAGGGAAAAGAGCACAAAGAGGCCGTGTTCAATATATTTATCTCGCATCTCCATTGGGACCACATCCAGGGATTTCCCTTCTTTACTCCTGCATATATCCCCGGAAACCGAATAAACATATATGGCTTCCATGAACATATGGAAGAGGCCATGGTGCTACAACAGAACAGTCCCTATTTCCCTGTTCCATTAAAGCGTATGAGCGCTGATATACGGTTTATCAGGTTGACGGAAGGTGAAGAATACGAGATCGGTGGATTTAAGGTGAAGGGGATCAAACAGAACCATCCCGGCGATTCGTACGGATACAGGTTTGAGAAAGACGGAAAGGTCATCGTCTATTCCTCCGACGCCGAACATAAGACGAGCTGGGATCAAACCGCTCGCAACGATAACTACCCATTCCTGGAATTTTTCAAACAGGCTGACCTCCTCATTTTTGACGCCCAGTACGAATGGGGCGAAGCGGTACAGTCCAAAGATGACTGGGGGCATTCAAGTTACATCGCTGCCGTTGAACTCTCGGCCAAAGCCAACGTGAGGCACCTCTGTCTGTTCCATAACGAACCCACGTACGATGACGATCGCCTTGACGTTCTTCTTCAGGATACGCGCGAGTACCTCAAAATATATAATGACCGTCAGCCTCATCCCCTCAAGATAGATTTGTCATACGACGGCATGGAACTCGAGGTCTAA